A stretch of the Chlamydia pecorum E58 genome encodes the following:
- a CDS encoding ABC transporter ATP-binding protein, with protein sequence MTVLIEAKHLSKSVSQQDQKISILNDVNLTLNAGEAVAITGPSGNGKTTLLHLLGTLDAPSSGEIKFFGKSLQNSDLCKFRNQHIGFVFQNFYLLEDDSVLNNVLMPANIRREKTSKKSYMYERALELIEKVKLSHKLHSSCSKLSGGEKQRVAIARALINEPSIILADEPSGNLDEHTSQHIHELLLSQVNPHRGLLIVTHNKKLASQCNREGSIIRGRLLF encoded by the coding sequence ATGACTGTTCTTATAGAGGCAAAACATCTTTCTAAAAGTGTATCACAACAAGATCAAAAAATTTCTATACTCAATGATGTTAACCTTACCTTAAATGCAGGGGAAGCCGTAGCTATTACAGGGCCTTCAGGAAATGGGAAAACCACCCTACTGCATCTTCTAGGAACTTTAGATGCTCCCTCTTCGGGAGAAATAAAATTTTTTGGAAAGAGTTTGCAAAACTCAGACCTTTGCAAGTTTCGGAACCAACATATTGGTTTTGTTTTCCAAAATTTTTATTTGCTAGAAGATGATTCTGTATTAAACAATGTTTTGATGCCAGCAAACATTCGTAGAGAAAAGACTTCTAAAAAGTCTTATATGTATGAAAGAGCCTTAGAGCTAATTGAAAAGGTCAAGCTTTCTCATAAGCTGCATAGTTCATGCTCTAAGCTTTCAGGAGGAGAAAAACAACGCGTCGCTATAGCGAGAGCTTTAATTAATGAGCCGTCGATTATTCTGGCTGATGAACCCTCAGGAAATTTAGATGAGCATACGTCCCAACACATTCATGAACTTCTTCTTTCTCAAGTAAATCCACACCGTGGACTTCTTATTGTTACACACAATAAAAAACTCGCTTCTCAATGCAACAGAGAGGGGAGTATTATTAGAGGACGCCTTCTTTTTTAA
- a CDS encoding tRNA 2-thiocytidine biosynthesis TtcA family protein, whose protein sequence is MTVLLHPPWVKTGKRIESLIRKALYTYSMLENHRKIIVALSGGKDSLSLLLMLKAISGRGFPELDLHAVNISGKYSCGAEVNTHYLIKICDRLQIPFTSLVSPYAPETPECYSCSQARRRLLFQAAKEIGATAIAFGHHRDDLVQTTLMNLLHKAEFSGMLPVLDMVHFGITILRPLIFTPESLIKKFAKEHGFARVTCRCPVVSLRSKAEQSLKMLEDFFPLARHNIALAVCENGSSKSQKEKIET, encoded by the coding sequence ATGACAGTATTATTACACCCTCCTTGGGTAAAGACTGGGAAGCGGATAGAGAGTTTAATACGCAAGGCTTTATATACATATTCTATGTTGGAAAATCATCGAAAAATTATTGTGGCGCTAAGTGGAGGGAAAGATAGTCTTTCTTTGCTGCTTATGCTTAAAGCAATTTCTGGAAGAGGATTTCCCGAGTTAGATCTTCATGCTGTGAATATCTCAGGGAAGTATTCTTGTGGCGCCGAAGTCAATACACATTATTTAATAAAAATATGTGATCGATTACAAATTCCCTTTACCTCCTTGGTCTCCCCTTACGCTCCTGAAACACCAGAATGCTATTCTTGTTCTCAAGCAAGAAGACGACTATTATTTCAAGCAGCTAAAGAAATCGGAGCAACAGCCATAGCATTCGGCCATCATAGAGATGATCTTGTACAAACCACTTTAATGAATCTTTTACATAAAGCTGAATTTTCTGGGATGCTGCCTGTTTTGGATATGGTGCATTTTGGCATAACAATTTTACGTCCTTTAATTTTCACTCCAGAATCTTTGATCAAAAAATTTGCAAAAGAACATGGATTTGCAAGAGTGACTTGTCGATGTCCCGTAGTTTCTCTAAGATCTAAGGCAGAACAAAGTTTAAAAATGTTGGAGGATTTTTTTCCTTTAGCTAGACATAATATAGCTTTAGCCGTTTGTGAA
- the rplM gene encoding 50S ribosomal protein L13: MEKRKDTKTTLAKASEVKKSWYVVDAAGKTLGRLSSEVAKILRGKHKVTFTPHIAMGDGVIVINAEKVRLTGAKRAQKVYRYYTGYISGLREIPFENMLARKPAYIIENAVKGMMPKNRLGKKLLKSLRIVKGESYEEYQSQKPIALNF; encoded by the coding sequence ATGGAAAAAAGAAAAGATACGAAGACAACCCTTGCTAAAGCCTCTGAAGTCAAAAAATCTTGGTATGTAGTTGATGCCGCAGGTAAAACTTTAGGAAGATTATCATCTGAAGTTGCAAAGATTTTACGTGGAAAGCATAAAGTAACATTTACTCCACACATTGCTATGGGAGATGGAGTTATTGTAATCAATGCTGAGAAGGTACGTTTAACAGGAGCTAAAAGGGCACAGAAGGTTTATCGCTATTACACGGGATATATTTCTGGACTAAGAGAAATACCTTTCGAAAACATGCTCGCAAGGAAACCTGCATATATTATTGAGAACGCAGTTAAAGGTATGATGCCTAAAAATCGTTTAGGTAAGAAGTTATTGAAATCCTTAAGGATCGTCAAAGGCGAGTCTTATGAGGAATACCAATCTCAAAAGCCAATCGCACTAAATTTTTAA
- the rpmG gene encoding 50S ribosomal protein L33, with protein sequence MASKNREIIKLKSSESSDMYWTVKNKKKTTGRLELKKYDRKLRKHVIFKEAK encoded by the coding sequence ATGGCAAGCAAGAATCGAGAAATCATTAAACTAAAAAGTTCCGAAAGTTCTGATATGTATTGGACCGTAAAAAATAAAAAGAAAACAACAGGTCGACTAGAACTTAAAAAATATGATAGAAAGCTGCGTAAACATGTAATTTTTAAAGAAGCTAAGTAA
- a CDS encoding C40 family peptidase: MQYYRIFSSIADLYSPCGGLETQLLFGESVLSGGSGRFYAYSQIVRDQYFWRPYPGTLALEQLVPCVVHSDCTPNAAVISFSALLEPWKLPLPFGTLLSLSPNNQLSLPSEMVKYLSQTFGPGIPTCNPRDIRHLKENISSSCLLEDAERCLDFPYLWGGRSLHKGLHNFGIDCSGFVNLLYQSQGWNIPRNARDQYLDCIFVDSFEELPIGGLVFLHEKETSKISHVMLKKDSHGLIHASESIGKVHISILGRDCELSKGNFYTGVSTEEKKIASFGIPKKRKAFL; this comes from the coding sequence ATGCAATACTACCGCATTTTTTCCTCTATAGCTGATTTATATTCTCCTTGTGGGGGGCTAGAAACTCAGTTGCTTTTTGGAGAAAGTGTGTTGTCTGGAGGCTCAGGAAGGTTTTACGCCTATTCTCAGATAGTGCGAGATCAATATTTTTGGCGTCCCTATCCTGGGACCTTAGCTTTAGAGCAACTTGTTCCCTGTGTAGTTCATTCTGATTGCACTCCTAATGCTGCGGTGATTTCTTTTTCAGCACTTTTAGAGCCTTGGAAGCTTCCCCTTCCTTTCGGCACATTATTGTCCTTATCCCCAAATAATCAGCTTTCTTTACCTTCAGAGATGGTGAAATATTTATCTCAAACTTTCGGCCCAGGGATACCTACATGTAATCCTAGAGACATCCGCCATCTTAAAGAAAACATTTCTTCCTCTTGTTTATTAGAGGATGCCGAACGATGTTTAGATTTTCCCTATCTTTGGGGAGGGCGCAGTTTACATAAGGGTCTTCATAATTTTGGGATTGATTGCTCAGGGTTTGTAAATCTTTTATATCAGTCTCAAGGTTGGAATATCCCTAGAAATGCTAGAGATCAGTACCTAGATTGCATTTTTGTAGATAGCTTTGAAGAGCTCCCTATCGGAGGGCTGGTTTTTCTTCATGAAAAGGAAACATCAAAAATTTCTCATGTGATGTTAAAGAAAGATTCCCATGGTTTAATTCATGCCTCTGAGAGTATTGGCAAAGTGCACATCAGTATCTTAGGTAGAGATTGTGAGCTTTCTAAAGGAAACTTCTATACAGGAGTAAGCACAGAAGAAAAGAAAATCGCTTCTTTTGGAATCCCCAAAAAAAGAAAAGCCTTTCTTTAA
- a CDS encoding SEC-C metal-binding domain-containing protein: MAKKINRNDPCPCGSNKKYKQCCLKKEEIIARHTPEGKFKFSASVLSSADSDKIKENFTQLFQKASSQLTEEQKEQINQYRSITKSKVPPSKKSLNKAKAKEERIISEKLKQYDFQMLSKEEHQEIQQALKTKQQKPEFSSEVFIPTQEDYRVSKTPNSLPKDSD; the protein is encoded by the coding sequence GTGGCTAAAAAGATCAATAGAAACGATCCTTGTCCCTGTGGATCTAATAAAAAGTACAAACAGTGTTGTCTAAAAAAAGAGGAAATCATAGCCAGACATACCCCAGAGGGAAAGTTTAAATTTTCAGCTTCGGTGCTTTCCTCTGCGGATTCGGATAAGATAAAAGAAAACTTCACTCAATTATTTCAAAAAGCGTCATCGCAACTCACAGAAGAGCAAAAAGAACAAATTAATCAGTATCGTTCGATAACAAAAAGTAAAGTCCCCCCAAGTAAAAAGTCTTTAAATAAAGCAAAAGCAAAAGAAGAGCGCATTATTTCGGAAAAACTCAAGCAATATGACTTCCAAATGTTATCTAAAGAAGAACATCAGGAAATTCAACAAGCTTTAAAAACAAAGCAGCAAAAGCCTGAATTTTCTTCCGAGGTCTTCATCCCAACACAAGAAGATTATCGCGTATCAAAAACGCCGAACTCTCTTCCCAAAGATTCTGATTAG
- the rimO gene encoding 30S ribosomal protein S12 methylthiotransferase RimO — MTTQNLFSQKIVHTRNKIHFISLGCSRNLVDSEVMLGILLKAGYEATDQLANADYLILNTCAFLKAARDEGKAYLQRLIQEKKKGAKIILTGCMVSKHKSELEPWLPYIHYLLGSGDVEHILEAIESKEKGESISAKSYLEIGEVPRKLSTPKHYAYLKVSEGCKKQCAFCIIPAIKGKLRSKPVEQVLKEVRLLLSSGIKEIILIAQDLGDYGKDFSSDRSSQLEYLLKEILKEPGDYWLRLLYLYPDEVNDAIIDLMEHDPRLLPYVDIPLQHINDRILKSMRRTTSKAQILALLQKLRERIPHVYIRSSVIVGFPGETQEEFQELADFIQEGWVDNLGIFTYSQEPGTPAAALPNQISEKIKSSRLKILSQIQKSNVEHHNRNLLGQKVEVIVDGYHPESDLLLTARFYGQSPEVDPCVILNEAKMVTGFGERYIVEITGGAGYDLVGRVIKKSPS; from the coding sequence ATGACTACTCAAAATCTTTTTTCACAAAAAATAGTTCATACTAGAAATAAAATTCATTTTATTAGCCTGGGGTGTTCTCGTAATCTTGTAGATAGCGAGGTAATGTTAGGGATCTTATTAAAAGCAGGATATGAGGCTACGGATCAATTGGCAAATGCAGATTATTTAATTTTGAATACCTGTGCCTTTCTTAAAGCAGCAAGAGATGAAGGTAAAGCGTACTTGCAACGCTTGATTCAAGAGAAAAAGAAGGGTGCGAAGATTATCCTTACAGGATGTATGGTTTCAAAGCATAAAAGTGAGCTTGAACCTTGGCTTCCTTATATTCATTACCTTCTAGGCTCTGGTGATGTTGAACATATTTTAGAAGCTATAGAATCTAAAGAAAAAGGCGAGAGCATTTCAGCAAAAAGTTATCTTGAAATTGGAGAAGTTCCTAGGAAATTATCCACTCCTAAGCACTATGCATACCTAAAAGTTTCAGAAGGGTGCAAAAAGCAGTGCGCCTTTTGTATTATCCCCGCAATTAAAGGTAAGTTGCGCAGCAAGCCTGTAGAGCAAGTTCTTAAAGAAGTGCGCCTACTTTTATCTTCAGGAATAAAGGAGATTATTCTTATTGCACAAGACCTTGGAGACTATGGTAAGGACTTCTCTTCGGATCGTAGTTCTCAATTAGAATATTTATTAAAAGAAATTTTAAAAGAACCTGGAGATTATTGGCTGCGTCTTTTGTATCTTTATCCTGATGAGGTAAATGATGCGATAATAGATCTTATGGAGCATGACCCTCGTCTTCTTCCCTATGTGGATATCCCCTTACAACATATTAATGATCGCATTTTAAAGAGCATGCGTAGAACAACTTCTAAAGCGCAAATCTTGGCTCTTTTACAAAAGCTTAGAGAAAGAATTCCCCATGTGTATATCCGCTCTTCTGTTATTGTAGGTTTTCCTGGAGAAACACAAGAGGAGTTTCAAGAGCTTGCGGATTTCATCCAAGAAGGTTGGGTGGATAACTTGGGAATTTTCACATATTCTCAAGAGCCAGGAACTCCGGCAGCGGCACTTCCAAACCAAATTTCTGAAAAAATCAAATCTTCAAGGCTCAAAATATTATCTCAGATACAGAAAAGCAATGTAGAGCATCATAATCGCAATCTTCTAGGACAGAAGGTAGAGGTAATAGTTGATGGGTATCATCCTGAAAGCGATCTCTTGCTTACAGCGAGATTTTATGGACAATCTCCAGAAGTTGATCCTTGCGTGATTCTTAATGAAGCAAAAATGGTTACAGGTTTTGGGGAGCGCTACATTGTAGAGATTACAGGAGGTGCTGGATATGATCTCGTAGGACGCGTGATAAAAAAATCTCCCAGTTGA
- the rpsI gene encoding 30S ribosomal protein S9, whose translation MAKNTLQESVATGRRKQAVSSVRLRPGSGKIDVNGKDFNVYFPLEIQRSTILSPLKTIGDINQYDLIIRVSGGGIQGQVIATRLGLARALLKENSESKHELKSLGFLTRDPRKKERKKYGHKKARKSFQFSKR comes from the coding sequence GTGGCAAAAAATACGTTACAAGAGTCTGTAGCTACAGGAAGAAGAAAACAAGCTGTATCTAGTGTACGCCTCCGTCCTGGAAGTGGGAAAATAGATGTGAATGGGAAAGATTTTAATGTCTATTTTCCTTTGGAAATTCAAAGGTCCACAATCCTATCGCCTTTGAAAACTATTGGGGATATAAATCAATATGATCTTATTATTCGAGTTAGTGGCGGAGGAATCCAAGGACAAGTCATTGCAACTCGTTTAGGCTTAGCTAGAGCGTTGCTTAAAGAAAATAGTGAATCTAAACATGAGTTAAAGAGTTTAGGATTTCTTACTCGGGATCCTAGGAAGAAAGAGCGTAAAAAATACGGACATAAGAAGGCTCGTAAAAGCTTCCAATTTTCAAAGCGTTAA
- a CDS encoding nucleoside monophosphate kinase, producing MHKGFVYIIMGLPGSGKGTQSQHLSTKLGIPHISSGDLLRSAIKKNSPLGIEIKKNLDQGLFVPDDLIWSLVSHRLEEPDCSCGAIVDGFPRNLDQAHKLNDFLETLGFDYRVIFLEVSKEQIIRRISSRYICPSCHRVYKQKEDISACSVCHTALVQRSDDDPKVVEQRLEVYLESTVPVIAYYESLGKVARISAEHSEEEVFQSILQCSVV from the coding sequence ATGCATAAAGGTTTTGTTTATATTATTATGGGGCTTCCTGGATCTGGAAAAGGAACGCAATCACAACATCTTTCTACAAAGCTAGGAATCCCCCACATTAGCTCTGGGGATTTATTGCGTTCAGCAATTAAGAAAAATTCTCCTCTAGGGATCGAGATTAAAAAAAATTTAGATCAGGGATTATTTGTCCCCGATGACTTGATTTGGAGTTTGGTTTCTCATCGATTAGAAGAACCTGATTGTTCTTGTGGAGCTATTGTTGATGGGTTTCCAAGAAATCTAGATCAGGCACATAAGTTAAATGATTTTTTAGAAACTCTAGGCTTTGATTATCGCGTGATTTTCTTAGAGGTTTCTAAAGAACAGATTATCCGCAGGATCAGTTCACGATATATCTGTCCTTCTTGTCATAGGGTTTATAAACAAAAAGAAGACATCTCGGCTTGCTCTGTATGTCATACGGCTTTGGTACAACGTTCTGATGATGATCCTAAAGTTGTGGAACAAAGGTTAGAAGTGTATCTTGAAAGTACAGTCCCTGTGATTGCTTATTATGAAAGTTTAGGGAAGGTCGCTAGAATTTCTGCTGAACATTCTGAAGAGGAAGTTTTCCAAAGTATCCTTCAATGTAGCGTAGTCTAG
- a CDS encoding ABC transporter permease — protein sequence MKLEFCIALKYLIPRRGRISSAIVSLFSMGIISLVIWLSIVFISVIYGLEQRWLNDLSQLHSPITLLPSETYYDSYFYQIDKHANLSNYTTKTLGEKLFSYPSDPYDPEIDYRLPQHFPKPDLNSTGELKDPVSLTIQAITPYLTHQHAEILEFEEGMGNLYLNTEMHRPLAQTLSHFISYSSKSFYKQKVLPYEEADYSSTMLNALNRSSQGWEEDFRILQERYQGSAILLPQNYKDQGYKIGDVGNLNIYNLETQKEISYTVHVIGFYNPGLSPLGAKTVFIDPELAELIRTRTEGAGINNGFRIFFKNTKNIQLIKTQIQKILKNLEVEDYWEISSIYDYEYFKPILDQLQSDQILFLFVTMIILIVACSNIVTMSILLVNNKKKEIGALKAMGISSKSLKKIFALCGAISGSIGVILGTALAIITLNNLQEIVKFLSYLQGRNAFNPVFFGNHLPNAIHPQAILWLGLGTLILAAISGVFPARKVAKMQVSEILKAD from the coding sequence ATGAAATTAGAATTCTGCATAGCTTTAAAGTATTTAATCCCTAGGCGAGGAAGAATTTCTTCAGCAATTGTATCCCTATTCTCCATGGGGATCATTTCTCTTGTTATCTGGTTATCTATTGTTTTCATTTCTGTGATTTATGGACTTGAGCAAAGGTGGCTTAATGATCTTTCTCAACTTCACTCGCCAATTACTTTACTTCCTTCTGAAACTTATTATGATTCTTATTTTTATCAGATTGATAAACATGCGAATCTTTCAAACTATACTACCAAGACTCTGGGGGAAAAGCTTTTTTCCTATCCCTCAGATCCTTACGATCCAGAAATAGATTATCGTCTTCCTCAGCATTTTCCTAAGCCAGATCTTAACTCCACAGGAGAATTAAAAGATCCTGTTTCTCTCACCATACAAGCGATTACACCATATTTAACACATCAGCACGCAGAAATTTTAGAATTTGAAGAGGGAATGGGGAACCTTTATCTCAATACAGAAATGCATAGACCTTTAGCACAAACGCTCTCTCATTTTATTTCCTACTCTTCTAAGAGCTTTTACAAACAAAAGGTTCTCCCTTATGAGGAAGCTGATTACAGCTCTACAATGCTCAATGCTCTTAATCGTAGTTCTCAAGGTTGGGAAGAAGACTTTAGGATACTACAAGAACGCTATCAAGGATCTGCAATCCTTCTTCCTCAAAACTATAAAGATCAGGGTTACAAAATAGGGGATGTTGGGAACTTAAACATTTACAATTTGGAAACCCAAAAAGAGATTTCTTATACAGTCCATGTTATCGGATTTTATAATCCAGGACTATCTCCTTTGGGAGCAAAAACTGTCTTTATTGATCCAGAGCTTGCTGAGCTTATTAGAACAAGAACTGAAGGAGCTGGTATAAACAACGGATTTAGAATATTTTTCAAAAATACGAAAAATATTCAACTCATTAAAACACAAATACAAAAAATTTTAAAAAACTTGGAAGTAGAAGATTATTGGGAAATTTCTTCTATTTATGACTATGAGTACTTTAAGCCCATTTTGGACCAGCTACAAAGTGATCAAATTCTTTTTCTCTTTGTTACCATGATTATTCTTATTGTTGCGTGTTCAAATATCGTAACTATGTCTATCCTCCTAGTAAACAATAAGAAAAAAGAAATTGGGGCTTTAAAAGCTATGGGAATCTCTTCAAAAAGCCTCAAAAAAATCTTTGCTCTTTGTGGAGCTATTTCTGGAAGTATTGGAGTCATTTTAGGAACAGCATTGGCAATAATTACTCTCAATAATCTACAGGAAATTGTAAAGTTTCTGAGCTACTTACAAGGGAGAAACGCCTTTAATCCCGTATTTTTTGGGAACCATCTCCCAAATGCCATCCATCCACAAGCAATCCTTTGGTTAGGTTTAGGGACCTTAATCCTTGCAGCAATTTCTGGAGTATTCCCTGCAAGAAAAGTCGCAAAAATGCAAGTTTCAGAAATCTTAAAAGCTGATTAA